The proteins below come from a single Desulfobacterales bacterium genomic window:
- a CDS encoding FtsX-like permease family protein, whose amino-acid sequence GEDPVGQNIRFGKIPFKVIGVLGEKGDNSMGQDQDDIILAPYTSVMKRILAVTYLQSIYASVIDEKDTEAAQAQIEEILRNRHKISSGGEDDFSVRTQKEMLTMMTSTTDMMTALLAAVAGISLIVGGIGIMNIMYVSVTERTKEIGLRMSIGAKGKDILMQFLTEAVLISVTGGLIGILLGVMSSYSIKWIANWPIGIQAYSVILSFLVCSITGIFFGWYPAKRASELDPIEAIRYE is encoded by the coding sequence ACGGTGAAGATCCCGTTGGTCAAAATATCCGTTTCGGAAAAATTCCTTTTAAAGTAATCGGTGTCCTTGGGGAAAAAGGAGACAACTCCATGGGGCAAGATCAGGATGATATCATACTGGCACCCTACACTTCGGTCATGAAAAGAATTCTGGCCGTCACCTACCTGCAGTCCATTTATGCATCCGTCATTGACGAAAAGGATACGGAAGCGGCACAGGCTCAAATAGAAGAAATCTTACGCAACAGACATAAAATCAGTTCTGGTGGAGAAGATGACTTCAGCGTCCGTACCCAAAAGGAAATGCTCACCATGATGACTTCCACGACAGACATGATGACGGCTTTACTGGCGGCAGTAGCCGGCATTTCCCTAATAGTCGGAGGTATCGGCATTATGAACATCATGTATGTATCGGTAACCGAACGCACCAAGGAAATCGGACTTCGTATGTCCATCGGTGCAAAAGGGAAGGATATCCTGATGCAATTCCTGACTGAAGCCGTTTTAATCAGTGTAACAGGTGGCCTTATCGGTATCTTGCTCGGTGTCATGTCATCGTACAGCATCAAGTGGATAGCAAACTGGCCGATAGGAATTCAGGCTTATTCTGTTATTCTGTCCTTTTTGGTCTGCTCTATTACCGGAATATTTTTCGGATGGTATCCTGCAAAGCGAGCCTCTGAACTGGATCCGATTGAAGCAATCCGCTACGAATAG